A window of the Anticarsia gemmatalis isolate Benzon Research Colony breed Stoneville strain chromosome W, ilAntGemm2 primary, whole genome shotgun sequence genome harbors these coding sequences:
- the LOC142985881 gene encoding uncharacterized protein LOC142985881 — MNLQLYRINQLRQNLEKAALAIEDDRSSYHYKTLLEALQKQCDKVEEGHFSICEEENILEHSYFQDEVFENLKTDYDSIIEQLYEKLQQHQPVHKASVKIPKIVIPILTGSYESWSSFYDLFLKIIHEDNSLTDTEKMQYLKTHVKDDAAKLIRHLTVCESNYATAWTLLKKRYENERMIITKHIDNILNIQKVKCGIIGKHTVVAPSNEHVRKTINTAEVGSACDAKQRIGAARRSDWLRDDATHATHANFAT; from the exons ATGAATTTGCAGTTATATCGCATCAATCAGTTGCGTCAAAACCTCGAGAAAGCAGCCTTGGCGATTGAAGACGACAGATCCAGCTATCACTATAAAACATTGCTAGAAGCCTTGCAAAAACAGTGTGATAAAGTGGAAGAAGGCCACTTCAGTATCTGTGAGGAAGAAAACATCTTAGAACATAGTTATTTTCAGGATGAAGTGTTTGAAAACCTGAAAACGGACTACGATAGCATAATTGAACAACTATATGAAAAGTTACAACAACACCAACCTGTTCACAAAGCATCcgtaaaaataccaaaaatagtCATCCCGATCTTAACGGGAAGCTATGAGTCGTGGAGTTCGTTCTATGATCTATTTTTGAAAATCATTCATGAAGATAACTCACTCACAGATACAGAAAAGATGCAGTATTTGAAGACGCACGTGAAAGATGATGCAGCCAAACTCATTAGGCATTTGACAGTATGCGAATCTAACTATGCGACTGCGTGGACATTGCTTAAAAAACGTTACGAAAATGAGAGGATGATTATAACTAAGCACATTGACAACATTCTCAACATACAAAAAGTGAAG TGCGGAATTATTGGAAAGCATACTGTTGTCGCGCCATCTAACGAGCACGTGCGCAAGACTATCAACACGGCTGAAGTCGGCTCTGCGTGCGACGCAAAGCAGCGAATAGGAGCGGCGAGGCGCTCTGATTGGCTGCGGGACGACGCGACTCACGCGACTCACGCGAACTTCGCGACGTAG
- the LOC142985882 gene encoding uncharacterized protein LOC142985882, with the protein MLAQVEAILNSRPLTALSTDPTDLLPLTPTHFLIGRPFTAPAAKDMTTIPGNRLQRYDIIEQMRQHYWQRWSKEYISELQTRTKWKSHQDDIQLNGLALIKDDNLPPLRWKLGRIIQVFPGADGICRVAELRTASGITRRAFSKICPLPIQPCDA; encoded by the coding sequence ATGTTAGCACAAGTTGAAGCCATCCTAAACTCTCGTCCCTTAACAGCCTTGTCCACAGACCCAACCGACCTGTTACCTCTTACCCCTACCCACTTCCTGATCGGCCGGCCGTTTACTGCTCCCGCTGCCAAGGACATGACGACTATACCTGGCAATCGTCTTCAGCGATACGACATCATTGAACAAATGAGGCAGCACTACTGGCAAAGGTGGTCGAAAGAATACATATCAGAATTGCAGACCAGAACCAAGTGGAAATCGCATCAGGACGACATACAGCTGAACGGCTTAGCGCTCATCAAGGACGACAATCTGCCACCTTTAAGATGGAAGCTAGGCAGAATCATCCAAGTTTTCCCAGGTGCAGACGGCATCTGTCGAGTAGCTGAGCTGCGCACCGCTTCCGGCATCACAAGACGGGCATTCTCGAAAATATGTCCGCTGCCCATCCAGCCATGCGACGCCTGA